The following are from one region of the Juglans regia cultivar Chandler chromosome 10, Walnut 2.0, whole genome shotgun sequence genome:
- the LOC109015083 gene encoding uncharacterized protein LOC109015083: MCLSWNCRGLGNPRTVRELHRIVKCKNPSLIFLIETKCGRETVEKARNRLGFDSSFVVDNRGLSGGVAFIWKDDLDVTLDTYSQNHISLLIKDGIAKMKWLLTGFYGSLCTSGRKHSWRLLRALKPVSPIAWLCIGDFNEIMLANEKWGAADRPYGQMEDFCEALNDCGLSDLGYKGDKFTWSNRREGVQFTKERLDRALGNAHWFEVWKAYSVGVEPVHSSDHRPILVSWNTKDTMLFKRDRPFRYEAKWAVREGCDERRLNSKLKQLDTLQSANTGNLGEELRRIQGDIDQLLKEEDTSWKQRAKPKWLKDGDRNSKFFHQCANQRRKTNTITCLKDNKGKEASSQEEIAAQFQVFFKSLFSTSCPVGIEECIGGVEARINSDMVSHLSKRFTEKEVEEAIFQMSPISSPGPDGFPPIFYKQHWISVGKEVCEAALFVLNSGGSLQNLNDTYIVLIPKVKEPKLVTDFRPISLCNVMYKIISKTMANRLKLILPEIISPTQSAFIPGRLISDNVIVAFEALHTMNNRLQGKIGHMALKLDMSKAYDRIEWPFIQAVLSKMGFPEKWIKMIMNCVETVSYSLLVNGSPQQSFSPSRGIRQGDPLSPYLFILCAEVLSNLLNLAEARGVISGIPIAKGQLHINHLFFADDSLLFCKSNAIEMCRLLDILSIYEKASGQRLNKEKTSIHFSRNTPQLAQSLILQIAGVRSSTSYEQYLGLPALMGRSRVGSFNSILDRMKRRIGNFKVKTLSQAGKEILLKAVVQALPTYCMGVFKLPGALIKKMNSIMHNFWWGQQDKERKVHWVSWNIMGRTKSEGGLGFRDIESVNLAMLAKQAWRIIQHPLSLVSRVLKLKYFPHSTFGEAKVGHRPSYIWRSVLATKSLIEKGSIWRVGNGCNIKIWVDKWLPQTASGKVESARQDSDIQARVSSLIDPDTKTWNLPQIEEVLGEEEAKLIIQIPLNASHILDKLIWRSATDGLFTVRRAYHLHKELRAQAQGQSSNREQLSEEWKVLWKLNVLPATKNFLWKACRNGLPTLSNLYKKRITEKPWCPICLNEEETVFHMAWNCPATQDVWGQCSRILQKRFFPLMSFRELWNLICQVADMKVLEEFATVSRLIWNRRNKFIFQQVFLHPNEVIRQASEALIEMETCRITRSIQPKEDQKERWTPPPEFLFKMNWDASVDKFRGRIGIGVIIRDHKGLMIAALRMSRPLYPDPTLAEACGAYEATKFGLQLRLSKVVLEGDSQQIVSALLTKDKNDSHRDMVTLETQKLLSLYEVWSVKHVVRKANRVAHVLARKALFSSEAIVDIEDPPLCISDLLLNE; encoded by the exons ATGtgcttaagttggaactgccgagggcttgggaaccctcggacagttcgaGAGCTTCATAGGATTGTGAAGTGTAAGAACCCATCTCTCATATTCTTGATAGAAACCAAGTGTGGGAGAGAAACAGTGGAGAAAGCAAGGAACAGATTGGGGTTTGATAGTAGCTTCGTGGTAGACAACAGAGGACTTAGTGGAGGAGTGGCTTTTATATGGAAAGATGATCTTGATGTCACACTGGATACTTATTCTCAGAACCATATTTCCTTATTAATTAAAGATGGTATAGCGAAAATGAAATGGTTACTAACGGGTTTCTATGGCTCCCTGTGTACAAGTGGTAGAAAGCATAGTTGGAGGCTTCTGAGAGCCTTAAAGCCAGTGTCCCCAATAGCTTGGTTGTGCATCGGGGACTTCAATGAAATCATGCTAGCCAATGAAAAATGGGGAGCTGCTGACAGACCTTATGGTCAGATGGAGGATTTCTGTGAAGCTCTTAATGACTGTGGTCTGAGTGACTTAGGGTATAAGGGGGACAAGTTTACCTGGAGCAACAGGAGGGAAGGTGTCCAATTTACTAAAGAAAGACTGGATAGAGCTCTTGGAAATGCACACTGGTTTGAAGTCTGGAAAGCATACTCAGTGGGGGTGGAACCTGTTCATTCCTCAGACCATAGACCAATTCTGGTCTCGTGGAACACTAAGGACACTATGCTTTTCAAAAGGGATAGACCATTCAGGTATGAGGCAAAATGGGCAGTTAGGGAGGGCTGTGATGAG AGGAGGTTAAACAGCAAACTTAAGCAGCTAGATACTTTGCAGAGCGCCAATACTGGGAACCTTGGGGAGGAATTGCGTAGAATCCAAGGGGATATCGATCAATTATTGAAAGAAGAAGATACCTCTTGGAAGCAGAGAGCAAAACCGAAGTGGCTAAAGGATGGTGACAGAAACTCCAAGTTTTTCCATCAGTGTGCTAACCAAAGGAGGAAGACTAATACAATTACATGCTTGAAGGATAATAAGGGAAAGGAAGCTAGCTCTCAAGAAGAAATAGCTGCCCAATTCCAGGTTTTCTTCAAAAGCTTATTTTCTACTTCCTGTCCAGTAGGTATTGAGGAGTGCATTGGAGGTGTTGAGGCCAGGATCAACAGTGATATGGTCTCCCATTTGTCAAAAAGGTTCACTGAAAAGGAAGTTGAAGAGGCCATATTCCAAATGTCCCCAATTAGCTCCCCGGGACCCGATGGATTCCCACCAATCTTTTACAAGCAACATTGGATATCAGTAGGAAAGGAGGTATGCGAGGCTGCACTGTTTGTTCTCAACTCAGGAGGTAGTCTTCAGAATCTGAATGATACTTATATTGTGTTGATACCAAAAGTAAAAGAGCCTAAACTGGTTACTGATTTTAGACCCATAAGCTTGTGCAATGTCATGTACAAAATCATATCCAAAACAATGGCAAACAGACTCAAATTAATACTGCCTGAGATAATTTCCCCTACTCAATCAGCTTTTATTCCAGGTAGATTAATTTCTGATAATGTTATTGTGGCTTTTGAGGCCCTTCACACCATGAATAATAGGCTACAAGGGAAGATAGGACACATGGCTCTAAAACTCGATATGAGCAAAGCTTACGATCGAATTGAATGGCCCTTCATCCAAGCAGTGCTGTCCAAGATGGGTTTTCCAGAAAAGTGGATCAAAATGATCATGAACTGTGTTGAAACTGTTTCTTATTCTTTATTGGTGAATGGTTCTCCACAACAGTCTTTCTCCCCATCGAGAGGGATTAGACAGGGAGATCCTTTGTCCCCATACCTTTTCATTCTTTGTGCAGAGGTGCTAAGCAACTTGTTAAATCTAGCAGAAGCTCGAGGTGTTATTTCTGGCATACCAATTGCCAAGGGTCAGCTGCACATTAATCACTTGTTTTTTGCTGATGACAGTTTACTTTTTTGCAAGTCAAACGCCATTGAGATGTGCAGGTTGCTAGACATCCTATCCATATATGAGAAGGCCTCAGGTCAGAggttaaataaagaaaagaccTCCATTCATTTCAGCAGAAACACACCTCAACTGGCTCAATCCTTAATCCTTCAGATTGCTGGAGTGAGGTCTAGCACCTCCTATGAGCAATACCTCGGTCTACCAGCTTTAATGGGCAGATCAAGAGTAGGATCATTTAATAGCATACTTGACAGGATGAAGAGAAGAATTGGCAACTTTAAAGTTAAAACATTGTCTCAAGCAGGCAAAGAAATCTTGTTGAAGGCAGTAGTGCAAGCTCTCCCTACCTACTGCATGGGAGTTTTCAAGCTTCCTGGAGCACTCATCAAAAAAATGAATTCCATTATGCACAATTTCTGGTGGGGGCAACAAGACAAGGAGAGGAAGGTGCATTGGGTTTCATGGAATATAATGGGAAGGACTAAATCTGAGGGGGGCTTGGGTTTCAGAGACATTGAAAGTGTCAACCTTGCCATGCTTGCTAAACAAGCCTGGCGGATCATTCAACACCCACTATCCCTAGTTTCTAGGGTATTAAAACTGAAATACTTCCCTCACTCTACCTTCGGGGAAGCAAAAGTTGGACACAGACCCTCATACATCTGGAGGAGTGTTCTAGCTACTAAGTCTCTGATTGAAAAGGGCTCAATTTGGAGGGTGGGAAATGGTTGCAACATTAAAATATGGGTGGATAAGTGGCTTCCTCAGACTGCCTCAGGTAAAGTGGAAAGTGCAAGACAGGATAGTGATATCCAAGCTCGGGTCAGCAGCTTGATTGATCCAGATACTAAAACCTGGAACCTGCCTCAGATTGAAGAGGTGTTAGGAGAAGAGGAAGCTAAGCTCATTATTCAGATCCCTCTGAATGCTTCACACATCCTTGATAAACTTATATGGAGGAGTGCTACAGATGGTCTATTCACAGTTCGAAGGGCATACCATCTCCACAAGGAACTTCGGGCTCAAGCTCAGGGTCAATCTTCTAATAGAGAGCAGCTCTCAGAGGAATGGAAGGTCTTATGGAAGCTTAATGTGCTACCAGCTACCAAGAACTTTCTCTGGAAAGCATGCAGGAATGGCCTCCCCACTTTAAGCAACTTGTACAAAAAGAGAATTACTGAGAAGCCTTGGTGCCCAATATGTCTCAATGAGGAGGAAACTGTTTTTCATATGGCTTGGAACTGCCCAGCAACTCAGGACGTATGGGGCCAGTGCTCAAGGATCCTTCAAAAGAGATTCTTCCCCCTCATGTCATTTAGAGAGTTATGGAACCTTATATGTCAAGTTGCTGATATGAAGGTACTAGAAGAATTTGCTACTGTGTCGAGGCTTATATGGAATAGAAGGAACAAGTTCATTTTCCAACAAGTTTTCTTACATCCTAATGAAGTGATTAGACAAGCCTCAGAAGCCTTGATCGAGATGGAAACCTGCAGGATCACAAGAAGCATTCAACCAAAAGAAGACCAAAAGGAAAGGTGGACTCCCCCCCCTGAATTTTTGTTCAAAATGAACTGGGATGCTTCGGTAGACAAATTTAGAGGCAGAATTGGAATAGGGGTTATCATTAGAGACCACAAAGGGCTTATGATTGCTGCATTGAGAATGAGCAGACCCCTGTATCCAGATCCTACACTAGCCGAAGCTTGTGGGGCGTATGAGGCAACAAAGTTTGGTCTACAGCTTAGGCTCTCCAAGGTCGTTTTAGAGGGTGATTCCCAACAGATTGTGTCGGCTCTTTTGACAAAGGACAAGAATGATTCTCATAGGGATATGGTTACACTAGAAACACAAAAACTTCTCTCTCTATATGAGGTCTGGTCTGTTAAGCATGTGGTTAGAAAAGCCAATAGAGTGGCTCATGTGTTAGCTAGAAAGGCTCTATTTTCTTCTGAAGCTATTGTAGACATTGAAGATCCTCCCTTATGTATTTCGGATCTCTTGCTTAATGAATGA
- the LOC109017789 gene encoding nicotianamine aminotransferase 1-like, with amino-acid sequence MENGSTERWRVRVNERLNKTSETTIRGTLAKIIRNLNKDDPRPTVPLGHGDPSKFPCFRTTPVAEDAIVDAVRSAKFNSYIPSVGILPARRAIADYLSRDLPYALSADDVYLALGCNQAIELILTVLASRGANILLPRPGFPHYEARAEYLQLEVRHFDLNPEKGWEVDLESVEALADENTAAIVIINPGNPCGSVYTHQHLKKIAETARKLGILVIADEVYHHLTFGTNPFVPMGAFGSIVPVITLGSISKRWLVPGWRLGWLVTCDPNGILRKLGVVECIVGCIEMTSDPTTFIQGAIPHILEKSGEEFFSKTIDTLRVAACTCYDRIKEIPCIICPNKPEGSMFVMVKLNISSLEDINDDVEFCLKLAKEESVIVLPGTAVGMRNWLRVTFAIDLSTLEDGLERIKGFCQRHAKKK; translated from the exons ATGGAAAACGGGTCGACTGAGAGATGGCGTGTTAGGGTGAACGAAAGGCTGAACAAGACGTCGGAAACCACCATACGAGGCACTCTCGCCAAGATAATCAGAAATCTTAACAAAGATGATCCAAGGCCAACTGTGCCTCTCGGCCATGGCGACCCCTCCAAGTTTCCCTGCTTCCGAACTACCCCCGTAGCTGAAGATGCCATTGTCGATGCCGTCCGATCTGCTAAGTTTAACTCTTATATACCCAGTGTTGGAATTCTGCCGGCAAGGAG GGCTATAGCAGATTATCTGTCTCGTGATCTTCCATACGCATTGTCAGCAGATGATGTTTATCTCGCACTGGGATGCAATCAAGCAATTGAACTAATACTGACAGTTCTAGCCAGCCGGGGTGCCAACATTCTGCTTCCAAGACCCGGTTTCCCACACTATGAGGCTCGTGCGGAATATCTGCAACTCGAAGTCCGTCATTTTGATCTTAATCCAGAAAAGGGTTGGGAGGTTGATCTTGAGAGTGTTGAAGCCCTTGCTGATGAGAATACCGCTGCCATTGTCATCATAAACCCCGGCAATCCTTGTGGAAGTGTCTATACGCACCAACATTTGAAGAAG ATTGCAGAGACAGCAAGAAAGCTGGGTATTCTGGTGATTGCAGATGAAGTTTATCACCACCTCACATTTGGAACAAACCCATTTGTGCCAATGGGTGCATTTGGATCAATAGTGCCTGTCATCACTCTGGGGTCTATATCAAAGAGATGGCTAGTACCAGGTTGGCGACTTGGTTGGCTAGTGACATGTGATCCTAATGGCATCCTTCGAAAATTGGgg GTTGTAGAATGCATTGTGGGTTGTATAGAGATGACATCTGATCCGACAACATTTATTCAG GGTGCGATTCCACATATCCTTGAAAAATCCGGGGAGgaattcttttcaaaaactatTGACACCCTTAGGGTTGCTGCATGCACATGTTATGATAGAATTAAGGAAATCCCTTGCATTATTTGCCCAAACAAACCAGAGGGATCCATGTTTGTGATG GTGAAGTTAAATATCTCATCATTGGAAGACATTAATGATGATGTGGAGTTTTGTCTCAAGCTGGCTAAAGAGGAATCAGTTATTGTTTTACCAG gGACCGCTGTTGGAATGAGAAATTGGCTGCGCGTAACTTTCGCAATTGATCTTTCAACTCTTGAAGACGGACTCGAGAGAATTAAAGGCTTCTGTCAAAGGCatgccaagaaaaaataa